A single region of the Gracilibacillus caseinilyticus genome encodes:
- the hisJ gene encoding histidinol-phosphatase HisJ encodes MNITGDYHVHTAFCPHGSNDKIEAYIEQAINKGLTELSFTEHAPLPKAFTDPTPDKDSAMKWADLDGYIQTIEKVKKDYQAQLKINVGFEVDYIEGYESAITSFLNDYGSVIDDAILSVHMLKTNTDDYVCVDFSVEEFARIIQLFGSVEAVYDSYYQTLEKAIVADLGPFKPNRIGHLTLIHKYQRKYAVDQGYQLTIERLLDLMKKNKLELDVNTSGLYKEECLELYPPQAIVDLALQKGIPLKPGSDSHTAKTITRGFNKLLPLEN; translated from the coding sequence ATGAATATTACTGGCGATTATCATGTACATACCGCATTTTGTCCCCATGGTTCTAACGACAAAATCGAAGCATATATTGAACAAGCGATAAATAAAGGTTTAACTGAATTAAGTTTTACAGAACATGCGCCTCTTCCAAAAGCCTTCACTGATCCCACACCAGATAAGGACAGTGCCATGAAGTGGGCTGATCTGGACGGATATATTCAAACCATCGAAAAAGTAAAAAAAGACTATCAAGCTCAGCTAAAAATTAACGTAGGTTTTGAAGTGGATTATATCGAAGGCTATGAATCAGCAATTACAAGCTTTTTAAATGATTATGGCAGCGTGATCGATGATGCGATCCTTTCTGTGCATATGCTAAAAACAAATACTGATGATTATGTATGTGTAGACTTCAGTGTTGAAGAATTTGCTCGGATAATCCAATTATTTGGAAGTGTAGAAGCAGTCTATGACAGCTATTATCAGACATTAGAAAAAGCGATAGTTGCTGATCTAGGTCCTTTCAAACCAAATCGGATTGGTCATTTGACCTTGATCCACAAATACCAACGTAAATATGCGGTGGATCAAGGTTACCAATTAACGATTGAACGTTTGTTAGACTTAATGAAAAAAAATAAATTAGAGCTTGATGTGAACACTTCGGGCTTGTATAAAGAGGAATGCTTGGAACTGTATCCCCCACAAGCCATTGTTGATCTTGCTTTACAAAAAGGTATCCCTCTCAAACCTGGTTCAGACAGCCATACCGCTAAGACGATCACCAGAGGATTCAATAAGCTCTTACCTCTTGAAAATTAG